One Candidatus Desulfatibia profunda DNA window includes the following coding sequences:
- a CDS encoding antibiotic biosynthesis monooxygenase → MAIKVFIKRAVPENTAQALKPLLKKLRNLAMEQPGYVSGETYKRIDRPGENLAISTWQSMDDWRKWVLSEERAEIQTKIDYLLGEKTEYEIYTFD, encoded by the coding sequence ATGGCTATTAAAGTATTCATTAAACGGGCAGTGCCGGAAAATACAGCGCAAGCGTTAAAGCCTCTCCTGAAAAAGCTGAGAAACCTGGCCATGGAGCAACCCGGCTACGTTTCCGGGGAAACATACAAAAGAATCGACCGCCCCGGTGAAAATCTGGCCATCAGCACCTGGCAGTCCATGGACGATTGGAGGAAATGGGTGCTTAGCGAAGAAAGAGCCGAAATCCAGACAAAAATTGATTATTTGCTCGGGGAAAAAACCGAGTACGAAATCTATACGTTCGATTAA